The Sporomusaceae bacterium genomic sequence TATCGCCATCTCGCCCAAGCCGCCCACCATCGTCATGCTCGTCGGCCTCCAGGGCGCAGGTAAAACCACCACTGCCGGCAAACTCGCCCTCCTGCTCAAAAAGCAGAACAAGCGCCCCCTGCTCGTCGCGGCCGACGTCTACCGTCCGGCGGCCATCAAGCAGCTCGAAGTGCTGGGCGAAAAGCTCGAAATACCCGTCTTCACCCTCGGCGACCAGGAAAAGCCCGTCGTCATCGCCAAGAAAGCCATCGAACACGCCCAGGCCTACGCCAACGACATTGTCCTCATCGACACCGCCGGCCGCCTCCACATCAACGCCGAGCTCATGGACGAGCTCAAAGCCGTCAAACAGACCGTCCGGCCGCACGAAATCCTCCTCGTCGTCGACGCCATGACCGGCCAGGACGCCGTCACCGTCGCCGAAAGCTTCAACAACGACCTCGGCCTCGACGGCGTCATCCTCACCAAACTCGACGGCGACGCCCGCGGCGGCGCGGCCCTGTCCGTCAAAGCCGTCACCGGCTGCCCGATCAAGTTCGCCGGCATGGGCGAGAAGCTCGAAGCCCTGGAGCCCTTCCACCCCGACCGCATGGCCTCACGCATCCTCGGCATGGGCGACGTCCTCAGCTTCATCGAGAAAGCCGAGCAGGCCATCGACTTCGACAAGGCCCAGGCGCTGGAGAAAAAACTCCGCAAAGAAGAATTCACCCTCGACGACTTCCTCGATCAGCTCCAGCAGGTCCGCAAACTCGGCTCCATCGACCAGATCCTCGGCATGATCCCCGGCATGGGCGGCCTCACCAAAAAGCTGCAGGGCGCCGAATTCGACGAAAAGCAGCTCACACAAGTCGAAGCCATCATCCGCTCCATGACAAAGAAAGAGCGCCGCGACCCCAACATCATCAACGGCAGCCGCCGCAAGCGCATCGCTGCCGGCAGCGGCACCCGCGTCCAGGACGTCAACCGACTTCTAAAACAGTTCGCCGACGCGCGCAAGATGATGAAGCAGCTCCAGCAGCACCAGAAAAGCGGCAAAAAAGGCGGCTTCAAACTGCCTTTCATGCGATAAAACCCAGCTAATTGGTTATTTTATAAAGGAGGTGAATTGTAAAATGGCGGTCAAAATTCGACTCAAACGTATGGGTGCCAAGAAAAGCCCCTTCTACCGCGTAGTCGTCGCCGACGCCCGTTCCCCGCGGGACGGCAGGTTCATCGAAGCCCTCGGCCACTACGACTCCACCACCGAGCCGGCCATCATCAAAATCGATGAGGAAAAGGCCATCGAGTGGCTGCAGAAAGGCGCGCAACCCACCGATACCGTAAAAGATCTCTTCGGCCAGGCCGGTATCATGAAAAAGTGGGATGAAGTCAAGCGCTCCAAGAAAGAGGCGTGATAACTAATGAAAGAACTGATAGAAGTTATCGCCAAATCCCTCGTCAAAAACCCCGGTCAGGTAAGCGTCACGGCCACTGACGACAAAGGCGTCACCGTCTACGAGATCAGGGTCGCGCCGGAAGACATGGGCAAGGTCATCGGCAAACAGGGCCGCATCGCCAAAGCGCTGCGCACCGTCGTCAAAGCCGCGGCCACCCGTGACAACCAGCGGGTCATGGTGGAAATCATCTGAAAAGGTGCTGAACAGAATGGAAAGCATGACTTTGAAATGCCCGGTGTCCGTCAAAGCCAAAGTCACCGAGCAGCTCAAGGGCCAGATGGCGGCCGAGATCCAGGACGCCATCCAAAAAGCCGATATGGAGCTGCAACAGATCGAATTCCACGCCAAGCGCGTCCTGACCGAGCAGGCCAGGGTTGACGCCCAGGGACTCACCATGCTGCGCCAGCAGATCGACGCCGAGAAGGCCAAGCGGGTCGAATTCAAGACCCACATGACCGAAAAGCTCAAGGAAACGGCGGCCCTCGAAATCGGCGCGGAAATCGTCCAGGGCACCATGGAAAGAACGATCACGGTCAGCGTCGGCGACAACCTGCATGAAATAATGGCTGCCGAGATTTTGCTCGAAGACGGCAAAATCATCGCTTTTCGCTCTTAGCCATGACTGACGCGAAACTCATAGCAATAGGCAAGGCAGTTGCCCCGCACGGCGTGCGGGGTGACGTTCGTGTTGTCCCGCTGACCGATTTCCCCGACCGCTTCCGGTCGATGAAGAAAGTCCAGTTCGAGGACGGCCGTACCCTCGACATCGAGAGCGTCAAATACCACAACCAGTACATCCACATAAAATTCCGCGGCATCGACGACCGCGACGCCGCCCAAACCCTAAAAGGCAAGCTGCTCATGGTCGGCCGCGCCGACCTTGTCAAGCTGCCTGAAGGCCACTATTACATCTTCGACATCATCGGCCTCAGCGTCTTCGACGAAGCCGGCGTCAGCCTAGGCACCGTCACCGACGTCCTGCCCACCGGCGCCAACGACGTCTACATCACCGAACGGGAGGGCCAAAAACCCCTCCTCATCCCCGCCATCAAGGACGTCGTTAAAGAGATCGACATCCCCGGCGGCAAGATGACAGTAAGATTGCAGGAAGAATGGGATTGACATGCGCATCGACATTGTCTCGCTCTTCCCCGAGATGTTCGCCGGCCCGCTCGGCCACAGCATCATCAAACGGGCCTGCGACGCCGGCCACCTGACCATCGGCGTCACCAACCCCCGCGACTTCGCCTTCGACAAGCATCGCATCGTCGACGACTACCCCTTCGGCGGCGGCTCGGGCATGGTCATGAAGCCCGATCCGCTGTTCCTGGCGGTCGAAAGCCTCACCGGCGACGACAGCGGGCGGCGGCGCGTCATCCTGCTCTGTCCGGGCGGCAGCCGCTTCGACCAGACCAAGGTGCGCGAACTCGCCGGCTACGACCACCTCGTCCTCGTCTGCGGGCACTACGAAGGCGTCGACGAGCGGGTCAAAGAGCATCTCGTCGACGAAGCAATCTCCATCGGCGACTATGTCCTCACCGGCGGCGAACTGCCGGCAATGGTCATCGCCGATGCCGTCGCCCGCATGATCCCCGGCGTCCTCGGCGCGTCCGACGCCGCCGAGCACGACTCCTTCGCCGGCGGCCTCCTAGAATACCCGCAATACACGCGGCCCCGCGAATTCAGAGGCTGGGAAGTCCCCGAGATACTTGTCTCCGGCGACCACGCCAAAATCGCCCGCTGGCGCCGCAAGGAATCGCTCAGGCGGACCCTGGCCGTCCGGCCCGACCTCTTGGACGAAATCGAGCTCGAAGGCATGGACGCCGTCCTGCTGAAAGAAATCCTCGCCGAGCGGGAGGGAGGCTGACATGGCCGCCCCCGTATACATTGGCCTCGTCCATTACCCCATATATAACAAGAACGGCGAAACGGTCGCCACCGCCATCACCAACTTCGATATCCACGACATCGCCCGCACCGCGCGGACCTACGATGTCGCCCGCTACTTCGTCATCCACCCCCACGACAGCCAGGCCGACCTGGCGCGCGACATCCTCGCCTACTGGCGGGACGGCTATGGCGGCGAATACAACCCCGACCGGCGCGAAGCCCTGTCGGTGCTGGACATCGTCCCCGACATCCCTGCAGCCGTCGCGGCAATAACCGCCGAAACCGGGCGGCCCCCCGTCATCGTCACCACCGACGCCCGCCGCTACGCCAACACCGTCAGCTACGTCGGCCTCCGCGCCCGACTTCAGGATGACGACCGGCCGTGCCTGCTGCTCTTCGGCACCGGCTGGGGCATCGACAAGCAAGTGATGGCCAGCTTCGACCACATCCTCGAACCCATCTGGGGCCGGGGCGAATACAACCATCTGCCCGTCAGGGCCGCGGTCGCCATCATCCTCGACCGCCTGCTCGGCGCCGCCTGGTGGGATAACGGCGGCCAAAGGGAATAATTGTTGTCAATTCGGCAAACATATGTTATAATCCACTGTGTAAAACGGACGGTCCGCTGCCCGCTGCGGCATGAACGTCTAGTATGAGGAGGAACCCCCTTGGACATTATCAAAGCACTCGAACAGGAACAAATGCGCAGCGACATCCCGGTATTCAATCCCGGCGACACCGTCCGCGTCCACGTAAAAGTCGTGGAAGGCACCCGTGAGCGTATTCAGGTTTTCGAAGGCGCCGTCATTAGGCGTCAGGGCAGCGGTGCCCGCGAAACCTTCACCGTCCGCCGCATCTCTTACGGCGTCGGCGTAGAACGCACCTTTCCCGTCCACTCGCCGCGCGTCGAGAAAATCGAAGTGGCGCGCCGCGGCGTCGTACGCAGGGCCAAGCTCTACTACCTGCGCAACCTGACCGGTAAAGCGGCCAGAATCAAGGAAAAACGCTAGCGAAAATGGGACTGGCAGCAGTCCCTTTTTCTTCATCCCCTGGCTTCCGCCCACACCCCTAAACTTGGCGAAAGCCAGGTTTTCCAATCGGCAGGGAGGTATACCGTTGAAAACTTCTCTCGGCGAAGAAATCAAGGATTGGGTAATATCAATCCTGATTGCCGTAGTCCTGGCCTTCTTCATCCGCTATTTCATCGTCGAACTTTACATGGTCGAGGGACCGTCGATGCGTCCGACCCTCGTGAACGGCGAACGGCTGGTCGTCAATAAATTCCTCTACCGCTTCAAAACCCCCGAGCGGGGCGAAATCGTCGTCTTCCGCTACCCGCGCGACCCCAGCCGCGACTTTATCAAGCGCGTCATCGGCGTGCCGGGCGACACTATTGAAATCAAGGAAGGCCGGGTGTTTCTCAACGGCCAGCTGCAGAACGAGACCTATATACTCGAAAAAACCAGGGGCTCGTTCGCGATGGTTACCGTGCCGGCAGGCCACATTTTTGTAATGGGCGACAACCGCAACAACTCGGAAGACAGCCGGTTTCGCGACGTTGGGTTTGTGAGCAACGAGCTGATAAAAGGCAAGGCAGTGTTCGTCTTCTGGCCGATGGAACACCTTAAATCCCTACCCTAAACCATCTGACATTGGCGTGCATTCTCTGGCATTTTCTCGTACACTAGCTGACATTTTTTTCGAACATCCACCCTGACAATTCTTTGACATGGGTTGTGAAGTATAAGACAATGCATATCAACTGGTTTCCCGGCCACATGGCCAAAGCCCAGCGGATGATCCGCGAACAACTCAAACTGGTGGACGTGGCTATCGAGCTGCTGGACGCCCGCATCCCGGCCGCCAGCGCCAACCCGGTCATAGACGAGGTGGTCGGCGACAAGCCGCGGGTGGTAGTGCTTAATAAGGCTGACCTGGCCGATCCGGATGGGACGGAGCGGTGGTTGGCCTTTTTCCGCGCCCAGGGCCGGGAGGGAATCGCGGTGGAATCGCTGGGCGGCGGCGGCACGAAACAGCTCGCCACGAGGGTGGAGAAGGCGGCGGCGCCGATGCTGGCCAGACTGGCCGCCAAAGGCATCAGGCCGCGGGCGGTGCGGGCGATGATTCTCGGTATCCCGAATGTCGGCAAGTCGTCGCTGATTAACCGCCTGCTGGGTACGGCGACGGCGCGGACAGGCGACAAACCGGGCGTCACCCGCGGGCAGCAGTGGCTGAAGATCGGCCGCAATCTCGAACTCCTGGATACGCCCGGTGTGCTGTGGCCCAAGCTCGAAGACCAGGAGGCGGCCTTCCGCCTGGCGGTGACCGGCGCGATCAGCGACGAGGTCTTCGACCGGGAGAAGGTGGTGGCGCTGCTGCTGAACATGCTGCGCAACGATTACCCCGACCGGCTGGCCGCCCGTTACAACCTGACCGGGTCGCTGCCGGAGGACGGGCTGGAACTGTTGGCGCTTGTCGGGACGAGGCGCGGCTGCCTGAGAAGCGGCGGCGTCGTCGACTACGAGAAGGCTGGCCGGATCGTGCTGAGCGAGTTCCGCGACGGCAAGCTGGGGCGGTTCACACTCGATCTGCCGCCCGAATTAGGGTAGAATGAAGGAAGCCGGCTCTGCGAGCCGGCTTTTTTATCGGCAACCGGTCGGCAGGATTTGGGTTGAAGGCCAAGAATACTATTAGGACATATATTTTTCGCCGTTCGGAGGGAGAGCCGTGGCTAACGGTCGGATGACGGTGGCTGAGGCGGCGGCGATGCTGGCCGTCGATGAAGTTGCCCCTGAGACGCTAGATATGCTGTGCGCCGATCCGCGGGCGGCCGTGGCCAGGCTGGTGGCCCGCTGGCGACGCCGGCGGGAGGCTGCGGCCGCGGAGGAACGCCGCCTCGATAAGCTTTTTATGTACGAACGGGCGCTCTATGGGCAGGGCCGGATGCTGGTGGCGGGCGTGGACGAAGCCGGCCGGGGGCCGCTTGCCGGCCCGGTGGTGATTGGGGCTGTTATCCTGCCGCCCGCGTGCCGCCTGCCGGGGCTCGACGATTCGAAGAAGCTGACGGCGGCGGAGCGGGAAGACCTGTATGAGCGCATCAAGGCGTCGGCGGTGGCGGTGAGCCATGTTGTCGTAGGTGTGGAGGATATCGACCGCATCAATATTTACCAGGCGACCGTCCAGGGCATGTACGCGGCCGTGGCCGGCCTGGAACCCGCCCCGGAGGCGGTGCTGGTGGATGCGGTGCCGCTGAAGTTTCTTGCCGTGCCTCACCAGGCGATCATCGACGGCGACGCGCTGAGCGCGTCGATCGCCGCCGCTTCGGTAATCGCCAAGGTGGAGCGCGACCGGATTATGGCCGCCCTCGACGCGGAGTATCCCGGCTACGGGTTTGCCCGCCACAAGGGCTACGGCACGCCGGAGCATCTCGCGGCCCTGCGCAGAGTCGGTCCGTGCGCCATCCACCGGCGGAGTTTCGCGCCGGTAAGAGGGGAGGGGAGTCTATTTGATGAAGATTAATGCCGGTTTGCCGGTCGACCCGGCTGCGACCGCCTCGATCAGCGGCCAGGCCGAAGCGACGAACGGGCCGGCGGCGTCTTCGCAGGCGGCTCTCCGCAGCACGGTCGAACTGATTGCGGACGGCAACATCAAAATGCTTCTCGACGCCCTCGGCAAGACGCTGGGGGAGTTTAACAAGCTTGCGGGGGAACTGCCTGCGGAGGCGGCCAAGGAGGCGCAGAACCTCGGCCGCGCCGCGATGGGGGCGGATACTGTCGTGCAGCGCGGTTTGGCGGCGATGGTGCGCGGGGCGCGGAGCGGCGGGGAAACGACGGCCGCTTTCGCGCAGACGATGGCCGATGCGGCGCTTTTGAGCAAGGCTTTTCCGGAAGGCCTCATGCCGGAGACGGCGGCGGCGGCGACGGTCTTTGCCCGCGCCCTCGGCGAGAGCGGCGATTTGACCGCTCGGCTGATGACGCTGGTTCGCCAGCTGATCGCAACTCCGGAGGACGAGACGACGCCGCTCGCGCTGGCCAAGGCGCTGCTGGCCGAGCTTCCTGAGGATATCAAGGCGCCGGCCGTGCGGGCGCAAATCGAAAAGGCGGCCGCGGCGCTCAGCCGCTCGATCCCGGATACGGTGCGCCAGGCGGCGGCTCTCCACAGCCTGCCTGAGCTTCAGGAGGCGCTGGTGTGGCAGAAGGTCGCCGACAGCCTGCCGTGGCTGAAGATGCCGACGGAGACGCTGGAGCAGGCGAGCCGGACGCTGCGGGAAATGGCTGGCGCGATTAATTCGTCCAAGCAATCGGCCGCAGATACGCCGGGCGGGCAGAAGGTCCTGGTGATCACCATGCCGGTGTTTTTTGCGGACGGGCGCGCTTATCCGGCGTATATTCATATTTCCCGCGACCGGGAGCAGGCGGATAATCCCGCGGCGCCGGTGCGGGAGACGTGGCTGAGGATGTGCGTTGCCACCGATAACCTTGGGGTGGTGGATATGGTTTTTCACCTCCGCGGCGAGCAGCAGCTAAGCATTCGCGTGACGTTCTCGAACCGCGAGGCCGGCGAGGAGTTCCGCGGCGTGCTGCCCGAGCTGCGCGGCGCACTGGCGGAGTCCGAGCTGA encodes the following:
- a CDS encoding KH domain-containing protein, which codes for MKELIEVIAKSLVKNPGQVSVTATDDKGVTVYEIRVAPEDMGKVIGKQGRIAKALRTVVKAAATRDNQRVMVEII
- a CDS encoding RNA methyltransferase encodes the protein MAAPVYIGLVHYPIYNKNGETVATAITNFDIHDIARTARTYDVARYFVIHPHDSQADLARDILAYWRDGYGGEYNPDRREALSVLDIVPDIPAAVAAITAETGRPPVIVTTDARRYANTVSYVGLRARLQDDDRPCLLLFGTGWGIDKQVMASFDHILEPIWGRGEYNHLPVRAAVAIILDRLLGAAWWDNGGQRE
- a CDS encoding ribonuclease HII → MANGRMTVAEAAAMLAVDEVAPETLDMLCADPRAAVARLVARWRRRREAAAAEERRLDKLFMYERALYGQGRMLVAGVDEAGRGPLAGPVVIGAVILPPACRLPGLDDSKKLTAAEREDLYERIKASAVAVSHVVVGVEDIDRINIYQATVQGMYAAVAGLEPAPEAVLVDAVPLKFLAVPHQAIIDGDALSASIAAASVIAKVERDRIMAALDAEYPGYGFARHKGYGTPEHLAALRRVGPCAIHRRSFAPVRGEGSLFDED
- the ffh gene encoding signal recognition particle protein, translated to MVFEGLADKLQQTFKKLRGRGKLSESDVSDALREVRMALLEADVNFKVVKDFVAKVKERAVGHEVLESLTPAQQVIKIVNDELTALMGGTQSRIAISPKPPTIVMLVGLQGAGKTTTAGKLALLLKKQNKRPLLVAADVYRPAAIKQLEVLGEKLEIPVFTLGDQEKPVVIAKKAIEHAQAYANDIVLIDTAGRLHINAELMDELKAVKQTVRPHEILLVVDAMTGQDAVTVAESFNNDLGLDGVILTKLDGDARGGAALSVKAVTGCPIKFAGMGEKLEALEPFHPDRMASRILGMGDVLSFIEKAEQAIDFDKAQALEKKLRKEEFTLDDFLDQLQQVRKLGSIDQILGMIPGMGGLTKKLQGAEFDEKQLTQVEAIIRSMTKKERRDPNIINGSRRKRIAAGSGTRVQDVNRLLKQFADARKMMKQLQQHQKSGKKGGFKLPFMR
- a CDS encoding YlqD family protein — protein: MLNRMESMTLKCPVSVKAKVTEQLKGQMAAEIQDAIQKADMELQQIEFHAKRVLTEQARVDAQGLTMLRQQIDAEKAKRVEFKTHMTEKLKETAALEIGAEIVQGTMERTITVSVGDNLHEIMAAEILLEDGKIIAFRS
- the trmD gene encoding tRNA (guanosine(37)-N1)-methyltransferase TrmD, producing the protein MRIDIVSLFPEMFAGPLGHSIIKRACDAGHLTIGVTNPRDFAFDKHRIVDDYPFGGGSGMVMKPDPLFLAVESLTGDDSGRRRVILLCPGGSRFDQTKVRELAGYDHLVLVCGHYEGVDERVKEHLVDEAISIGDYVLTGGELPAMVIADAVARMIPGVLGASDAAEHDSFAGGLLEYPQYTRPREFRGWEVPEILVSGDHAKIARWRRKESLRRTLAVRPDLLDEIELEGMDAVLLKEILAEREGG
- the rplS gene encoding 50S ribosomal protein L19 yields the protein MDIIKALEQEQMRSDIPVFNPGDTVRVHVKVVEGTRERIQVFEGAVIRRQGSGARETFTVRRISYGVGVERTFPVHSPRVEKIEVARRGVVRRAKLYYLRNLTGKAARIKEKR
- a CDS encoding flagellar hook-length control protein FliK codes for the protein MMKINAGLPVDPAATASISGQAEATNGPAASSQAALRSTVELIADGNIKMLLDALGKTLGEFNKLAGELPAEAAKEAQNLGRAAMGADTVVQRGLAAMVRGARSGGETTAAFAQTMADAALLSKAFPEGLMPETAAAATVFARALGESGDLTARLMTLVRQLIATPEDETTPLALAKALLAELPEDIKAPAVRAQIEKAAAALSRSIPDTVRQAAALHSLPELQEALVWQKVADSLPWLKMPTETLEQASRTLREMAGAINSSKQSAADTPGGQKVLVITMPVFFADGRAYPAYIHISRDREQADNPAAPVRETWLRMCVATDNLGVVDMVFHLRGEQQLSIRVTFSNREAGEEFRGVLPELRGALAESELTVADIAVVATTEK
- the rpsP gene encoding 30S ribosomal protein S16, producing the protein MAVKIRLKRMGAKKSPFYRVVVADARSPRDGRFIEALGHYDSTTEPAIIKIDEEKAIEWLQKGAQPTDTVKDLFGQAGIMKKWDEVKRSKKEA
- the lepB gene encoding signal peptidase I; translated protein: MKTSLGEEIKDWVISILIAVVLAFFIRYFIVELYMVEGPSMRPTLVNGERLVVNKFLYRFKTPERGEIVVFRYPRDPSRDFIKRVIGVPGDTIEIKEGRVFLNGQLQNETYILEKTRGSFAMVTVPAGHIFVMGDNRNNSEDSRFRDVGFVSNELIKGKAVFVFWPMEHLKSLP
- the rimM gene encoding ribosome maturation factor RimM (Essential for efficient processing of 16S rRNA); the encoded protein is MTDAKLIAIGKAVAPHGVRGDVRVVPLTDFPDRFRSMKKVQFEDGRTLDIESVKYHNQYIHIKFRGIDDRDAAQTLKGKLLMVGRADLVKLPEGHYYIFDIIGLSVFDEAGVSLGTVTDVLPTGANDVYITEREGQKPLLIPAIKDVVKEIDIPGGKMTVRLQEEWD
- the ylqF gene encoding ribosome biogenesis GTPase YlqF is translated as MHINWFPGHMAKAQRMIREQLKLVDVAIELLDARIPAASANPVIDEVVGDKPRVVVLNKADLADPDGTERWLAFFRAQGREGIAVESLGGGGTKQLATRVEKAAAPMLARLAAKGIRPRAVRAMILGIPNVGKSSLINRLLGTATARTGDKPGVTRGQQWLKIGRNLELLDTPGVLWPKLEDQEAAFRLAVTGAISDEVFDREKVVALLLNMLRNDYPDRLAARYNLTGSLPEDGLELLALVGTRRGCLRSGGVVDYEKAGRIVLSEFRDGKLGRFTLDLPPELG